Proteins encoded in a region of the Anopheles ziemanni chromosome 2, idAnoZiCoDA_A2_x.2, whole genome shotgun sequence genome:
- the LOC131281070 gene encoding leucine-rich repeat-containing protein 59, with protein MSPHTVDNKEKINVRDRLTDNVLDLSLMNVSDIPVDEIKNLRRATVLDLSNNRITEIKSNFADLIQLTVLDLSKNRITSICDDFGLLTNLRRLDLYSNQITRLPLTFGRLKNLKYLDLQNNPLHVEFKNMVGLCSDNNDCLNAAKRAVHFMKQVEKKVVEARINQRQEQQKAAQLAIEQVKEEKASAEGNSTDDIKSDKGKRKRKQDSSENPSNSDQKESETIEAGGEKKKSRTGLPFSSLLWVLFILMALGILLFSKHSDTLETLWTDMVGGSDDIVLDEYIK; from the exons ATGTCGCCGCACACCGTGGacaataaagaaaagattAACGTACGCGATCGTTTAACCGATAATGTTCTTGATCTCAGCTTGATGAATGTTTCCGACATTCCGGTCGATGAAATC AAAAATCTTCGACGTGCCACTGTGTTGGACTTGTCGAACAACCGAATTACAGAAATAAAA AGTAACTTTGCAGATCTTATCCAGCTGACAGTGTTGGACCTATCGAAGAATCGAATAACTTCGATATGCGACGATTTTGGGCTTCTTACCAACCTACGTCGGTTGGATTTATACAGCAATCAAATCACAAGACTGCCCCTGACGTTCGGCCGATTGAAAAATCTCAAATATCTGGATTTGCAAAACAACCCACTGCATGTAGAGTTCAAGAATATGGTCGGATTATGCAGTGACAATAACGATTGTCTCAACGCGGCTAAGCGAGCGGTGCATTTTATGAagcaagttgaaaaaaaagtggtGGAAGCCAGGATCAACCAGCGGCAGGAGCAACAAAAGGCGGCAcagttggctatcgagcaggTAAAGGAGGAAAAAGCTTCGGCTGAGGGAAACTCCACCGACGATATAAAGTCGGATAAAGGGAAGCGCAAGCGAAAACAAGACAGCAGTGAAAATCCTTCAAACTCGGACCAGAAAGAGTCCGAAACGATTGAAGCTGGAggagagaagaagaaatctCGCACAGGTTTGCCATTTTCATCACTACTGTGGGTTCTGTTTATTCTAATGGCATTAGGAATTCTCTTATTTTCGAAACATTCTGATACTCTTGAAACCTTATGGACGGACATGGTTGGAGGGTCAGACGATATAGTCCTGGATGAATATATTAAGTAG
- the LOC131287638 gene encoding proton-coupled amino acid transporter-like protein pathetic, producing MVNEYTGPPPQEMETFLPQDGKNGATVYKFTTVKTDVEANGTAPYDPFKERLKLEHPTTDGETLTHLLKASLGTGILAMPVAFSYAGLAGGIFATVLTAFICTHCAYVLVKCGHTLYRRTHRSAMSFSEIAEVAFENGPAWGRSLGMPTSYCIRFGLFVTYFGTCAVYTVIIATNFKQVIEYYYGEELNLRFMIALLLVPLILLSWVPNLKYLAPVSMVANVFMGVGLGITFYYLVTDMPPVTERPLFQPIMQWPAFFAIVIFAMEAIGVVMPLENQMKTPQNFIGLCGVLNQGMAGVTLIYILLGFLGYVKYGSLAEGSITLNLPVHEIPAQAVKILIALAVYCTFGLQFYVCLDIGWVAIKDKFTKRPRLVEYVMRTILVAAAVLLAVAVPTIGPFIGLIGAFCFSILGLLIPIVIEMVTYWDEGFGPGNWIVWKNVIVAIFGTIALVFGSKNAIEEILTLYA from the exons ATGGTTAAT GAATACACGGGTCCACCCCCACAGGAGATGGAAACCTTTCTCCCTCAGGACGGCAAAAATGGAGCCACTGT GTACAAATTCACAACGGTAAAAACAGATGTTGAAGCCAATGGCACTGCACCGTACGATCCGTTTAAGGAACGGCTAAAACTGGAACATCCCACAAC TGATGGCGAAACGCTAACCCATCTGCTGAAAGCTTCTCTGGGAACCGGCATCCTGGCGATGCCGGTGGCTTTCAGCTACGCGGGTCTGGCTGGCGGTATCTTCGCCACCGTCCTGACCGCCTTCATCTGTACGCACTGCGCGTACGTGCTGGTCAAGTGCGGCCACACGCTGTACCGTCGCACGCATCGGTCTGCGATGAGTTTCTCTGAGATCGCGGAGGTGGCCTTCGAGAATGGACCAGCCTGGGGCCGCTCGCTCGGCATGCCGACATCGTACTGCATCCGCTTTGGTCTGTTCGTGACGTACTTCGGCACGTGCGCCGTGTACACCGTCATCATCGCGACCAACTTCAAGCAAGTGATCGAGTACTACTATGGCGAAGAGCTGAACCTTCGTTTCATGATCGCTTTGCTGCTCGTGCCACTGATTCTGCTCTCCTGGGTGCCCAACCTGAAGTACCTCGCACCGGTCTCGATGGTGGCTAACGTGTTCATGGGCGTTGGGCTCGGTATCACCTTCTACTACCTCGTCACTGACATGCCGCCGGTTACCGAGCGTCCACTGTTCCAGCCGATAATGCAGTGGCCGGCGTTCTTCGCCATCGTCATCTTCGCAATGGAAGCCATCGGTGTGGTGATGCCGCTCGAGAACCAGATGAAGACGCCACAAAACTTTATCGGCCTGTGTGGAGTGCTGAACCAGGGCATGGCGGGTGTTACACTGATCTACATTCTGCTCGGTTTCCTCGGCTACGTCAAGTACGGCAGTTTAGCCGAAGGCAGCATCACGCTCAATCTGCCCGTCCATGAGAT CCCTGCCCAAGCGGTGAAAATTCTCATTGCGCTCGCCGTGTATTGCACCTTTGGACTTCAGTTTTACGTTTGCCTCGACATCGGTTGGGTTGCCATCAAGGACAAATTCACCAAGCGTCCCCGGTTGGTGGAGTACGTCATGCGTACCATTCTTGTCGCTGCCGCTGTACTGCTGGCTGTTGCCGTCCCCACTATCGGCCCATTCATCGGGCTCATCGGTGCCTTCTGTTTCTCTATCCTCGGGCTACTCATCCCGATCGTCATCGAAATGGTCACCTACTGGGATGAAGGCTTCGGACCGGGCAATTGGATCGTGTGGAAGAACGTCATCGTAGCCATCTTTGGCACCATTGCGCTTGTGTTTGGCTCCAAGAACGCCATCGAGGAAATTCTTACCCTGTACGCCTAA
- the LOC131281577 gene encoding adenylyl cyclase X E, which produces MAGEAASEANVYPPEESDICRTDGNGNDQSHESEGDYIALKKWELGFLRRECVNLGLETFYLKYMERVQRSYLSIFVVLQTFVSISHVIVIVTGKQHPTAAIHPDLICYTFGILIVWISLFAAFKEGLVKARPWVPYVSSSIAVITMIVTDLTIPLYHAVVTFINPPLRPSYASHTILAIYIFLPLSENIHGIILGSTTSVCYLIVMTLITYRLEENTALKVITELIYFICLNLFGLYFRLINEVAIRRTFLDRRELVEGNLLLKFARNQEKELLLSILPEHTAELMEKDIRAMIEKIRHDQHNANQTINAHNLFRTGTQWRSINKLYVQKYTNVTILYADVVNYTHMTTQLPVRTLVDVLHELFVKFDDASKEFNVLRIKFLGDCYYCVSGVPVRNKYHAKSCVNLGLRMIKDIRDVRMSRDLNIDMRIGIHSGSIISGVIGACKWQYDIWSKDVIIANKMESTGEAGKVHVTMQTLELLDGEYIFEEGTPQAKEDPVLVKHNIQTFLIVPQPGYDDGSFFTVQEPGPSSRMSSGVKRKTIKKERSLVTRNFMQNSMEQFREIMKLTNVEMAYELERMPIGRFQFNKLFSSYKSYIQEPSHEPARAPEVSRNDSSEPRNNEVDTNRLDNMSPFFMCFENKRWELSYLREPDLMLKYSVLMSFIVFVCILLIQILNDASGAYFWFLNGFSGALLLAFIPITWFKKVWDVYTPYSIDDLLRVRKPQSKVMRVFYDFSNDIMSNFIIRTVIYLITIALLVVCSLMYLIECNYDLLEQIEAGEIPAFSDNTTSLFQAGRATREVVDKRFCTNPWSVTQCLTLAIGMAFLFLRIHFLLKACVGLMIFLFYCWAIFDELYYFFDSSASMNPGLDPKASHLMLILFIVIIFHWIDRQSEYIARTDYNWKQQLLKQKEEAEVTKQTNKILVENILPTHVAEIYINRQLKNEFYNEEYENVAVMFATITNMEVNTDISVENEKSVLKVLNEIICDFDERLQYFDGYLKVEKIKVAGWTYMAACGLDPGRCDSSSSLSGYRSVSGMTRTSLMTNGRRSLNPRTSLEATNKASTSTRSNSSSCRQSNNVTIVMAEFALELMRVLRDFSNENFKQTSPGLLRVGISHGKVMAGVVGSSKPLYDIWGNAVNMASRMDSTGKPGRIQVTKDSAEVLESYGYQCDYRGQIFVKGRGKIPTYFLKISKDMNFIKKSCPASNGNAHGEQITTKL; this is translated from the exons ATGGCGGGTGAGGCGGCATCCGAAGCGAACGTTTATCCGCCCGAAGAAAGTGATATCTGTAGGACCGATGGTAATGGGAACGATCAGTCGCATGAAAGTGAGGGGGATTATATAGCGCTCAAGAAATGGGAACTAGGATTTCTGAGG CGAGAATGTGTCAATCTTGGCCTGGAAACCTTCTATCTCAAGTATATGGAGCGGGTACAGCGAAGCTACCTGTCCATCTTTGTGGTGCTGCAAACGTTCGTCAGTATATCGCATGTGATCGTCATTGTCACTGGAAAGCAG CATCCCACGGCCGCCATACACCCAGATCTTATCTGTTACACCTTCGGTATACTTATCGTCTGGATATCGTTGTTTGCCGCGTTCAAGGAAGGACTAGTGAAAGCTCGACCCTGGGTACCCTACGTTTCATCCAGCATTGCCGTTATTACGATGATCGTTACCGATCTAACGATCCCTCTGTACCATGCTGTGGTAACGTTTATAAATCCTCCATTGAGACCATCCTACGCAAGCCACACAATCCTGGCCATTTACATCTTCCTACCGCTTAGTGAGAATATCCATGGGATCATACTGGGTAGTACGACGTCCGTGTGCTACCTGATCGTGATGACGCTAATCACTTATCGGCTAGAGGAGAATACAGCGTTGAAGGTGATAACTGAGCTGATTTATTTCATCTGTCTAAACCTGTTCGGGCTCTACTTTCGGCTGATCAATGAGGTGGCCATAAGACGCACGTTTCTCGACAGACGGGAGCTGGTGGAGGGAAATCTTTTGCTTAAATTTGCTCGCAATCAAGAG AAAGAGCTTCTACTGAGCATTTTGCCCGAACACACAGCTGAGCTGATGGAAAAAGATATTCGGGCGATGATAGAAAAGATACGCCACGATCAGCACAACGCTAACCAGACGATTAACGCACATAA CCTCTTCCGAACGGGGACGCAATGGCGATCGATCAA TAAACTATATGTTCAGAAATACACCAACGTAACGATCTTGTACGCCGACGTAGTCAACTATACGCACATGACGACACAGCTACCCGTACGAACATTGGTGGACGTTCTGCATGAGCTGTTCGTCAAGTTCGACGACGCGTCAAAGGagttcaacgtgcttcgaattAAGTTTCTGGGCGACTGTTACTACTGCGTGTCGGGAGTTCCCGTGCGGAACAAGTACCACGCAAAAAGCTGCGTTAATCTGGGCCTGCGTATGATCAAGGACATAAGAGATGTGCGAATGTCGCGCGATCTTAACATCGACATGCGTATTGGAATCCACAGTGGAAGCATCATCTCTGGAGTGATTGGAGCTTGCAAGTGGCAGTATGATATCTGGTCTAAGGACGTCATTATTGCCAACAAGATGGAATCTACCGGCGAGGCAGG GAAAGTTCACGTAACAATGCAAACACTGGAGCTGCTTGACGGAGAATACATTTTCGAAGAAGGAACACCGCAAGCCAAGGAAGATCCTGTGCTAGTGAAACATAACATTCAAACGTTCCTAATTGTACCACAACCTGGCTACGATGACGGTTCG TTTTTTACCGTTCAAGAACCGGGTCCAAGCAGTCGGATGTCCAGCGGTGTCAAGCGGAAAACCATCAAGAAAGAACGCAGCCTAGTCACGAGaaattttatgcaaaattCAATGGAACAGTTTCGGGAGATCATGAAACTAACTAACGTTGAAATGGCCTACGAACTAGAGAGGATGCCTATCGGAAGGTTTCA GTTCAACAAACTCTTCTCGTCCTACAAAAGTTACATTCAAGAACCGTCTCACGAACCTGCTAGAGCCCCGGAAGTATCTCGTAATGACAGCTCTGAACCACGAAACAATGAAGTGGATACAAATCGTCTGGATAATATGTCCCCATTTTTCATGTGCTTTGAAAACAAACGTTGGGAACTATCGTACTTACGGGAACCGGACCTGATGCTCAAGTACAGCGTGTTGATGAGCTTTATCGTGTTCGTTTGCATACTGTTGATACAAATACTGAACGATGCGTCTGGCGCTTACTTCTGGTTTCTGAATGGTTTCTCTGGAGCACTGCTGCTCGCCTTCATTCCCATTACCTGGTTCAAAAAGGTTTGGGATGTCTACACACCGTACTCGATCGACGATCTGCTGCGCGTGAGAAAACCCCAATCAAAAGTCATGCGGGTATTCTATGACTTTTCCAACGATATCATGAGCAACTTCATCATTCGCACTGTGATCTACCTTATCACGATCGCCCTGTTAGTCGTGTGTTCGCTGATGTATCTCATCGAGTGTAATTATGATCTTCTGGAGCAGATCGAGGCGGGTGAAATCCCTGCTTTCAGCGATAACACTACCAGTTTATTCCAGGCGGGAAGAGCGACACGTGAAGTGGTGGACAAGAGGTTCTGCACAAATCCTTGG TCCGTTACACAATGCCTGACATTGGCAATCGGCATGGCGTTCCTGTTTCTTCGGATTCATTTTCTCCTGAAGGCTTGTGTTGGTTTGATGATTTTCTTGTTCTACTGCTGGGCCATTTTTGACGAGCTGTATTACTTTTTCGATAGCAGTGCTAGCATGAACCCAGGCCTAGATCCGAAGGCATCTCATTTGATGCTTATCCTGTTCATTGTGATAATATTTCATTGGATCGATCGACAATCAGAATACATCGCTCGGACAGATTACAA CTGGAAGCAGCAGCTATTAAAGCAGAAAGAGGAAGCCGAAGTAACGAAGCAGACGAACAAAATTCTGGTGGAAAACATTCTACCGACGCACGTGGCCGAGATATACATAAACCGCCAACTGAAAAATGAGTTCTACAACGAGGAATACGAGAACGTGGCGGTTATGTTCGCGACCATTACGAACATGGAAGTGAACACGGACATCTCGGTAGAGAATGAGAAGAGCGTGCTGAAGGTTTTGAACGAAATCATCTGCGATTTCGATGAGCGATTGCAGTACTTCGATGGGTACCTTAAGGTGGAGAAAATCAAGGTCGCCGGCTGGACGTACATGGCCGCATGTGGACTTGATCCGGGACGATGCGATTCATCCTCGTCGCTCAGCGGATATCGCTCGGTATCTGGCATGACGCGAACTTCTCTCATGACTAACGGCCGCCGAAGTCTTAATCCGCGAACTTCGCTGGAGGCAACCAACAAGGCGAGTACGAGTACCAGAAGCAATTCGAGCAGCTGTCGACAGAGCAACAATGTTACGATCGTAATGGCTGAGTTTGCGCTGGAACTGATGCGAGTGTTGCGTGATTTCAGtaacgaaaattttaaacaaaccagCCCGGGTTTGCTGCGAGTCGGAATTTCCCACGGTAAAGTCATGGCTGGTGTTGTCGGCTCGAGCAAGCCGCTTTATGATATCTGGGGCAATGCGGTGAACATGGCGTCAAGGATGGACTCGACCGGGAAACCGGGCAGGATACAAGTCACGAAGGATAGTGCAGAAGTTTTGGAAAGCTACGGATACCAGTGTGATTACCGTGGACAAATTTTTGTGAAGGGACGCGGAAAAATACCGACttattttctaaaaattaGCAAAGATAtgaatttcatcaaaaaatcATGTCCAGCTTCAAACGGCAATGCTCACGGTGAACAGATCACAACAAAACTGTAA
- the LOC131294821 gene encoding ras-related GTP-binding protein C, translating to MSATFRESYQDEEEQVGSFPKDFGYGDFEHETDSNRVSDDKPRILLMGLRRSGKSSIQKVVFHKMSPNETLFLESTNKIVKDDINNNSFVQFQIWDFPGQIDFFDPTFDSDMIFGGCGALVFVIDAQDDYLEALTKLNQTVTKAHKVNPRIKFEVFIHKVDGVSDDFKMESQRDIHSRATDDLIDAGLEGVHLNFHLTSIYDHSIFEAFSKVVQKLIPQLAALENLLNLFIHNSGIEKAFLFDVVSKIYIATDATPVDMQSYELCCDMIDVVIDLSCIYGSRDNPDVPAFDNQSSSIIKMNNSTVLYLREVNKFLALVCIIREESFARQGVIDYNFLCFREAITQVFELRFKHQKLEALEQDSDNASDYRVNAISSINGSGSKNFELHIGSKSSMG from the exons AGCTATCAGGACGAGGAGGAGCAAGTGGGATCGTTTCCGAAAGATTTCGGGTACGGCGACTTTGAACACGAGACCGACAGCAATCGTGTGTCGGATGATAAGCCCCGAATTCTGCTGATGGGACTACGCCGTTCTGGAAAAAGCTCCATCCAGAAGGTGGTGTTCCACAAGATGTCACCGAACGAGACGCTGTTTCTGGAATCGACTAACAAAATTGTTAAAGATGACATCAACAACAATAGCTTTGTACAGTTCCAGATCTGGGATTTTCCAGGACAGATTGATTTCTTCGATCCAACATTCGATTCCGACATGATCTTCGGTGGTTGCGGTGCGCTAGTGTTCGTAATTGACGCGCAAGACGACTATTTGGAGGCGTTGACAAAGCTAAATCAGACCGTCACCAAGGCACACAAGGTCAATCCGCGTATCAAGTTCGAAGTGTTTATCCACAAGGTTGACGGGGTTAGCGATGACTTTAAGATGGAATCGCAACGGGACATCCACTCTCGTGCGACCGACGACCTGATCGACGCTGGACTCGAAGGAGTACACTTGAACTTCCACCTCACGTCGATCTACGATCATTCGATCTTCGAGGCGTTTTCGAAAGTGGTCCAAAAGTTGATACCTCAACTGGCAGCGCTCGAGAATTTGCTAAATCTGTTTATTCATAACTCGGGCATTGAAAAGGCGTTCCTGTTCGATGTGGTATCCAAAATTTACATTGCCACCGACGCAACACCAGTGGATATGCAGAGCTACGAGCTATGCTGTGATATGATCGATGTAGTCATTGATCTATCGTGTATCTACGG TTCCAGAGACAATCCCGATGTACCCGCATTCGACAACCAAAGTTCGAGCATCATAAAAATGAACAATAGCACGGTCCTCTACTTGCGTGAAGTAAACAAATTCCTCGCCTTGGTTTGCATCATCCGGGAGGAAAGCTTTGCCCGGCAAGGAGTCATCGATTACAACTTCCTGTGCTTCCGGGAGGCCATTACTCAGGTATTTGAGTTACGCTTCAAACATCAGAAACTGGAAGCGCTTGAACAGGACTCGGACAATGCGAGCGACTACCGAGTAAATGCAATTTCTTCTATCAACGGAAGTGGTTCGAAAAACTTCGAGCTTCATATCGGCAGTAAGTCATCGATGGGTTAG